In Zingiber officinale cultivar Zhangliang chromosome 1A, Zo_v1.1, whole genome shotgun sequence, a genomic segment contains:
- the LOC122038514 gene encoding pectinesterase inhibitor 9-like, producing the protein MERRILALVLVLVASVAICASASSAPAVGHRASAFIRSSCRATRYPNLCERSLSTYAPPVRRSPRGVAVAALSVSAAKARSASAFVSRMCGGKPTSGRTREAGAVKDCLETMRDSVDRLRHSIREIGRMGPARSLRFSWHLSNVQTWVSAALTDQSTCLDSVSQNAGPTVRAAIRKRVVEVAQVTSNALALVNRLQPRT; encoded by the coding sequence ATGGAGCGTCGCATTCTCGCCCTAGTTCTAGTTCTGGTAGCCTCTGTCGCGATCTGCGCCTCCGCTTCCTCGGCGCCGGCTGTGGGTCACAGGGCCAGCGCCTTCATCCGCTCTTCCTGCCGCGCGACGAGGTACCCCAACCTCTGCGAGCGCAGCCTCTCAACCTACGCGCCCCCGGTCCGGCGGAGCCCCCGCGGCGTGGCGGTGGCCGCGCTTTCCGTGAGCGCGGCCAAGGCGAGGTCGGCCTCGGCCTTCGTGAGCCGGATGTGCGGCGGGAAGCCGACATCAGGCCGCACGCGCGAGGCCGGCGCCGTCAAGGACTGCCTCGAGACGATGCGCGACAGCGTCGACCGGCTCCGGCACTCGATCCGCGAGATCGGGCGGATGGGGCCAGCCCGGAGCCTGCGGTTCTCGTGGCACCTGAGCAACGTGCAGACCTGGGTCAGCGCTGCGCTCACCGATCAGAGCACGTGCCTCGACAGCGTCTCCCAGAACGCCGGCCCCACCGTCCGTGCGGCGATCCGGAAGCGGGTGGTGGAGGTGGCGCAGGTGACCAGCAATGCCCTGGCTCTCGTGAACCGGCTCCAGCCAAGGACCTGA